The Hydrogenophaga crocea genome contains a region encoding:
- a CDS encoding PD-(D/E)XK nuclease family protein, protein MAAIDALLAARRWPASRVVVLLPHPRLAAQARQAWSATHAHGLVPRFATPRQWAETLMPWSGSPEDLSRDPARDALVAEGWLDRVLGAGTEPGLRRELVARLVDTAGQLAPLAAARPPAERQAWADAAREALGLPGVGHARWESLVSHVALAWVGACGFDTDVLWSPLAQADADALVLLPGHQSDPLAEALCRARGEQGVVLDWGPAEAPAPNARVLRCADFEHEALSAAACVLEHLNAGRAPVALIANDRLLTRRVSALLHEAGVRLRDEAGWKLSTTQAGAGLMALLRAAAPRASTDDVLDWLKLAPAFDAGAVRALERELRRLGIALWSAVPEALRPEGVDALLKGLQAPRPLVQWLRDTDAALALSGQRAALQADAAGAQLLRVLRLGDAAHEFEGLGEAAAAGGDTPRRPRWRPARFNAWVREVLEGAGFQPAVQGEAQVVVLPLAHRLGRAFAAVVAPGCDERHLPASPDPVGTWTREQREALGLPDREALRAAADSAWASLLDGTPLDVLWRQHDNGDPLLPSPWAEQLPIAPADAALPPRELAPAGTAAPRPRAPTLVPERVSASAYEDLRRCPYRFFALRQLRLAEADELDTEADARDLGNWLHDVLHAFHAERREARPGEAADREALDRLAESVAHSQGLTLEHGASGFLPYRAQWPALREGYLRWLYAHEAQGHRFVEAEAAHEARVGRWRLYGRLDRIDHAADGTPVLIDYKTESRQRTEARIRVPFEDTQLAFYAALIDAPVLRAGYLSLTDARNGEPALLLEPDDLAAARDALLQGLASDLDRIAAGAPLPALGEGAACEHCGARGLCRKDFLA, encoded by the coding sequence ATGGCCGCGATCGATGCCTTGCTGGCGGCGCGCCGCTGGCCGGCCTCGCGCGTCGTGGTGTTGCTGCCGCACCCGCGGCTGGCTGCGCAGGCGCGCCAGGCCTGGTCGGCCACTCACGCGCATGGCCTCGTGCCGCGCTTTGCCACGCCGCGCCAGTGGGCCGAAACCCTCATGCCCTGGAGCGGCAGCCCCGAAGACCTTAGCCGCGATCCCGCGCGCGATGCGCTGGTCGCCGAAGGCTGGCTCGACCGCGTGCTCGGCGCGGGCACCGAGCCCGGCCTGCGCCGCGAACTCGTGGCACGCCTGGTCGACACCGCGGGCCAGCTCGCCCCGCTGGCCGCGGCCCGGCCGCCGGCCGAGCGCCAGGCCTGGGCCGACGCCGCGCGCGAGGCCCTGGGCCTGCCGGGCGTGGGCCATGCGCGCTGGGAAAGCCTGGTCTCGCACGTGGCGCTGGCCTGGGTCGGCGCCTGCGGCTTCGACACCGACGTGCTCTGGTCGCCCCTGGCCCAGGCCGACGCCGATGCCCTGGTGCTGCTGCCTGGCCACCAGAGCGATCCCCTGGCCGAAGCCCTGTGCCGCGCACGCGGCGAGCAGGGCGTGGTGCTCGACTGGGGTCCGGCCGAGGCCCCGGCCCCGAACGCACGCGTGCTGCGCTGCGCCGACTTCGAGCACGAGGCCCTGAGCGCCGCGGCCTGCGTGCTCGAACACCTCAATGCGGGCCGCGCCCCGGTGGCGCTGATCGCCAACGACCGCCTGCTCACGCGCCGCGTGAGCGCCTTGCTGCACGAAGCCGGCGTGCGGCTGCGCGACGAGGCGGGCTGGAAGCTCTCGACCACGCAGGCCGGCGCCGGTCTGATGGCGCTGCTGCGCGCCGCCGCGCCACGCGCCAGCACCGACGACGTGCTCGACTGGCTCAAGCTCGCACCGGCCTTCGACGCCGGCGCGGTGCGCGCGCTCGAACGCGAGCTGCGCCGCCTGGGCATCGCGCTGTGGTCGGCCGTGCCCGAGGCGCTGCGGCCCGAGGGCGTGGACGCGCTGCTCAAAGGCCTGCAGGCCCCGCGCCCGTTGGTGCAATGGCTGCGCGACACCGACGCCGCGCTTGCGCTGAGTGGCCAGCGTGCCGCCTTGCAGGCCGATGCCGCGGGCGCACAACTGCTGCGCGTGCTGCGCCTGGGCGACGCGGCCCACGAGTTCGAGGGCCTGGGCGAAGCGGCTGCGGCCGGTGGCGACACGCCGCGCCGCCCGCGCTGGCGGCCGGCGCGCTTCAACGCCTGGGTGCGCGAGGTGCTCGAAGGCGCGGGTTTCCAGCCGGCGGTGCAAGGCGAAGCCCAGGTCGTGGTGCTGCCCCTGGCCCATCGCCTGGGGCGTGCGTTCGCGGCCGTGGTGGCGCCGGGCTGCGACGAGCGCCACCTGCCCGCAAGCCCCGACCCCGTGGGCACCTGGACCCGCGAGCAGCGCGAGGCCCTGGGCCTGCCCGATCGCGAAGCCCTGCGCGCCGCCGCCGATTCGGCCTGGGCCAGCCTGCTCGATGGCACGCCGCTCGACGTGCTCTGGCGCCAGCACGACAACGGCGACCCGCTGCTGCCCAGCCCCTGGGCCGAGCAGTTGCCGATCGCGCCCGCCGACGCGGCCCTGCCGCCGCGCGAGCTGGCCCCGGCCGGCACCGCGGCACCCCGTCCCCGCGCGCCCACGCTGGTGCCCGAGCGCGTGTCGGCCAGCGCCTACGAAGACCTGCGGCGCTGCCCCTACCGCTTTTTTGCCCTGCGCCAGTTGCGCCTGGCCGAGGCCGACGAGCTCGACACCGAAGCCGACGCGCGCGACCTGGGCAACTGGCTGCACGACGTGCTGCACGCCTTCCACGCCGAGCGGCGCGAGGCGCGCCCCGGCGAGGCCGCCGACCGCGAGGCGCTCGACCGCCTGGCCGAATCGGTGGCCCACAGCCAGGGCCTCACGCTCGAGCACGGCGCAAGCGGCTTTCTGCCGTACCGCGCCCAGTGGCCCGCGTTGCGCGAGGGCTACCTGCGCTGGCTGTACGCACACGAGGCCCAGGGCCACCGCTTCGTCGAGGCCGAGGCCGCGCACGAGGCCCGCGTCGGCCGCTGGCGGCTGTACGGCCGGCTCGACCGCATCGACCACGCCGCCGACGGCACGCCGGTGCTGATCGACTACAAGACCGAGAGCCGCCAGCGCACCGAGGCGCGCATCCGCGTGCCCTTCGAAGACACCCAGCTCGCGTTCTACGCCGCGCTGATCGACGCCCCCGTGCTGCGCGCCGGCTACCTCAGCCTCACCGATGCGCGCAACGGCGAGCCGGCGCTGCTGCTCGAACCCGACGACCTCGCCGCCGCGCGCGACGCGCTCTTGCAAGGCCTGGCCAGCGACCTCGACCGCATCGCCGCCGGTGCGCCGCTGCCCGCGCTCGGCGAGGGCGCGGCCTGCGAGCACTGCGGTGCGCGCGGCCTGTGCCGCAAGGATTTCCTGGCATGA
- a CDS encoding type B 50S ribosomal protein L31 produces MKEGIHPNYRDVCFLDLSNNFKFVTRSCANTKETIKMDDGRELPLFKLDTSSESHPFYTGTQKSVDNMGGRVEKFRNRYAKTAK; encoded by the coding sequence ATGAAAGAAGGCATCCACCCCAACTACCGCGACGTCTGTTTCCTCGACCTGTCGAACAACTTCAAGTTCGTCACCCGTTCGTGCGCGAACACCAAGGAAACCATCAAGATGGACGACGGCCGCGAACTGCCGCTGTTCAAGCTCGATACCTCGAGCGAATCGCACCCCTTCTACACCGGCACGCAAAAGAGCGTGGACAACATGGGCGGCCGCGTCGAGAAATTCCGCAACCGCTACGCCAAGACCGCCAAATAA
- the phoB gene encoding phosphate regulon transcriptional regulator PhoB, with protein sequence MRKLPRVLVVEDEPSIAELIAVNLRHNGFAPTVVFDGVAAQREVDAVLPDVILLDWMLPGESGAVLAKQWRKNDRTKTVPILMLTARSDESDKVQGLDAGADDYITKPFSTQELLARIRAVLRRRAPEIVNDSVQVGELALDAATYRVSFRGRELKVGPTEFKLLHYLMKHAERVHTRGTLLDKVWGDHVFIEERTVDVHVKRLRESLGDAAGMIETVRGAGYRLTAMASTSGRNPHNTPMSAT encoded by the coding sequence ATGAGAAAGCTGCCCCGCGTCCTCGTGGTGGAGGACGAGCCCTCCATCGCCGAACTGATTGCCGTCAACCTCCGGCACAACGGCTTCGCGCCCACCGTCGTCTTCGACGGCGTGGCCGCGCAGCGCGAGGTCGATGCCGTGCTGCCCGACGTCATCCTGCTCGACTGGATGCTGCCCGGCGAGAGCGGGGCGGTGCTGGCCAAGCAGTGGCGCAAGAACGATCGCACCAAGACCGTCCCCATCCTCATGCTCACGGCGCGCAGCGACGAGAGCGACAAGGTGCAGGGCCTGGACGCCGGCGCTGACGACTACATCACCAAACCGTTCTCGACCCAGGAGCTGCTCGCGCGCATCCGCGCCGTGCTGCGCCGCCGCGCGCCCGAGATCGTGAACGACTCGGTGCAGGTGGGCGAGCTCGCGCTCGACGCCGCCACCTACCGCGTGAGCTTTCGCGGCCGCGAACTCAAGGTGGGCCCCACCGAGTTCAAGCTGCTGCACTACCTCATGAAGCACGCCGAACGTGTGCACACGCGTGGTACGCTGCTCGACAAGGTCTGGGGAGACCATGTGTTCATCGAGGAGCGCACCGTGGACGTTCATGTCAAACGCTTGAGGGAGTCGCTGGGTGACGCGGCCGGCATGATCGAGACCGTGCGGGGCGCGGGTTACCGCCTCACCGCCATGGCCAGCACCTCGGGGCGCAATCCGCACAACACGCCGATGTCGGCGACATGA
- the phoU gene encoding phosphate signaling complex protein PhoU — translation MSDKHLSSQFDAELNSISTHVLEMGGLVESQLHQAIYALVNMSLESADQVLENETRINQMEVTIDHEIISTIGRRQPTARDLRFLMAISRTTQNLERAGDEVARIARMVKSIIESGTPRNLPISELRLAADLATALLRRSLDSFARLDTQMAVSIIKADDDIDREYNGFLRKLITYMMEDARTISPSLDLLFLAKSIERVGDHAKNIAEQIIFIVKGEDVRHSPVDKVESIAG, via the coding sequence ATGAGCGACAAACACCTCTCCAGCCAGTTCGACGCCGAACTCAACTCCATCTCCACCCATGTGCTCGAAATGGGCGGCCTGGTCGAATCGCAGCTGCACCAGGCGATCTACGCCCTGGTCAACATGAGCTTGGAATCGGCCGACCAGGTGCTCGAGAACGAGACCCGCATCAACCAGATGGAAGTGACGATCGACCACGAGATCATCTCCACCATCGGCCGCCGCCAGCCCACCGCGCGCGACCTGCGCTTCCTGATGGCGATCTCGCGCACCACGCAGAACCTCGAGCGCGCGGGCGACGAGGTGGCGCGCATCGCGCGCATGGTCAAGTCCATCATCGAGAGCGGCACGCCGCGCAACCTGCCGATCTCCGAGCTCCGCCTGGCGGCCGACCTGGCCACCGCGCTGCTGCGCCGCTCGCTCGACTCGTTCGCGCGGCTGGACACGCAGATGGCCGTGTCCATCATCAAGGCCGACGACGACATCGACCGCGAGTACAACGGTTTCCTGCGCAAGCTCATCACCTACATGATGGAAGACGCGCGCACCATCTCGCCGAGCCTGGACCTGCTGTTCCTCGCGAAGTCCATCGAACGCGTGGGCGACCACGCCAAGAACATCGCCGAACAGATCATCTTCATCGTCAAGGGCGAAGACGTCCGTCACTCGCCCGTGGACAAAGTGGAATCGATCGCAGGATGA
- the trxA gene encoding thioredoxin TrxA, with the protein MASDLIKHVSDATFQADVLDSKAPVLVDFWAEWCGPCKMIAPILDEVAGSYNGKLQIAKLNVDDNRDVPAKFGIRGIPTLMLFKDGQLAATKVGALSKAQLTAFIDQQLA; encoded by the coding sequence ATGGCCAGCGATCTCATCAAACACGTTTCCGACGCGACCTTCCAGGCCGACGTGCTGGACAGCAAGGCCCCCGTGCTGGTGGACTTCTGGGCCGAGTGGTGCGGTCCGTGCAAGATGATCGCGCCCATCCTCGACGAGGTGGCCGGCTCGTACAACGGCAAGCTGCAGATCGCCAAACTCAACGTCGACGACAACCGCGACGTGCCCGCCAAGTTCGGCATCCGCGGCATCCCCACGCTGATGCTGTTCAAGGACGGCCAGCTCGCCGCCACCAAGGTCGGCGCGCTGAGCAAGGCGCAGCTCACGGCCTTCATCGATCAGCAGCTCGCCTGA
- the phoR gene encoding phosphate regulon sensor histidine kinase PhoR has translation MSRRVLELMLLVALGASVGWAANEAALTFGGALVGAGLWALRDTIQSVRVLRWFNKADPSRMPAYGGFWGELLDRARKLAKKLEKKAQNSDARLEDFLAAIQASPNGVVLLDASGRIEWCNLTAANQLGFDPQRDLGQYVRNMVRHPAFNAYLNAGDFGHEITIDGVGPRPSQPTKISLQLHPYGKKRKLMLTRDVTAVQLAETMRRDFVANVSHEIRTPLTVLSGFVETMQSLELSPEERHQYLGLMSQQAHRMQTLVNDLLTLSRLEGSPAPGQGEWVSTQELLDHVVQEGRGLTQAISAAAPHRIEPLDSPPFWISGAKSELISAMSNLMSNAVRYTPGGGLIEPGWRLRDDGCAEFFVRDQGPGIAAEHLPRLTERFYRVDRSRSRETGGTGLGLAIVKHVAQRHGGRLEVSSELGRGSSFNLVLPPTRVREAEPG, from the coding sequence ATGAGCCGTCGTGTTCTCGAATTGATGCTCCTGGTCGCACTGGGGGCATCGGTGGGCTGGGCCGCCAACGAGGCGGCCCTGACGTTTGGGGGTGCGCTCGTCGGTGCCGGGCTCTGGGCCCTGCGCGACACCATCCAGTCGGTGCGCGTGCTGCGCTGGTTCAACAAGGCCGATCCCTCGCGCATGCCCGCGTATGGCGGCTTCTGGGGCGAACTGCTCGACCGCGCGCGCAAGCTCGCCAAGAAGCTCGAGAAGAAGGCGCAGAACAGCGACGCGCGGCTCGAGGACTTCCTTGCGGCCATTCAGGCTTCGCCCAATGGCGTGGTGCTGCTCGACGCGTCGGGCCGCATCGAGTGGTGCAACCTCACGGCGGCCAACCAGCTCGGCTTCGACCCGCAGCGCGATCTCGGCCAGTACGTGCGCAACATGGTGCGGCATCCGGCCTTCAACGCCTACCTCAACGCGGGCGACTTCGGCCACGAGATCACCATCGACGGCGTCGGGCCTCGCCCCTCGCAACCCACCAAGATCTCGCTGCAGCTGCACCCCTACGGCAAGAAGCGCAAGCTCATGCTCACGCGCGACGTGACCGCGGTGCAGCTCGCCGAAACCATGCGGCGCGATTTCGTCGCCAACGTCTCGCACGAGATCCGCACGCCGCTCACCGTGCTCAGCGGCTTCGTGGAAACCATGCAAAGCCTGGAGCTCAGCCCCGAGGAGCGCCACCAGTACCTGGGCCTCATGAGCCAGCAGGCCCACCGCATGCAGACGCTGGTCAACGACCTGCTTACCCTCTCGCGCCTCGAAGGCAGCCCGGCGCCGGGGCAGGGCGAGTGGGTGTCGACCCAGGAACTGCTCGACCACGTGGTGCAGGAGGGCCGCGGGCTCACCCAGGCCATTTCGGCCGCGGCGCCGCACCGCATCGAGCCGCTGGACAGCCCGCCGTTCTGGATCTCGGGCGCCAAGTCCGAGCTCATCAGCGCCATGTCCAACCTCATGAGCAATGCCGTGCGCTACACGCCGGGTGGCGGTCTCATCGAGCCGGGTTGGCGGCTGCGCGACGACGGCTGCGCCGAGTTTTTCGTGCGCGACCAAGGCCCGGGCATCGCGGCCGAGCACCTGCCACGCCTGACCGAGCGCTTCTACCGCGTGGACCGCAGCCGCTCGCGCGAGACCGGCGGCACCGGCCTGGGGCTGGCGATCGTGAAACACGTGGCCCAGCGCCACGGCGGCCGGCTCGAGGTCAGCAGCGAGCTGGGCCGCGGCTCGAGCTTCAACCTCGTGCTGCCGCCCACGCGCGTGCGCGAAGCCGAACCCGGCTGA
- the rho gene encoding transcription termination factor Rho: MHLNELKALHVSEVVKQAEALEIENTGRMRKQELMFAIIKKRAKTGEQIYADGVLEVLPDGFGFLRAPDTSYTASTDDIYISPSQIRRFNLHTGDMIEGEVRIPKDGERYFALNKLDKINGLPPEDNKHKIMFENLTPLFPKEQMRLERDNLKGDENITGRIIDIIAPIGRGQRALIVAPPKSGKTVMMQHICHAITANHPDVELMVLLVDERPEEVTEMQRTVRGEVIASTFDEPAARHVHVAEMVIERAKRLVELKKDVVIMLDSITRLARAYNNVLPSSGKVLTGGVDANALQRPKRFFGAARKVEEGGSLTIIATALVDTGSRMDEVIFEEFKGTGNCEIHLDRRLYEKRVFPSIQLNRSGTRREELLLQPEILQKTRILRQFMYNMDEIESMEMVLKSMKATKNNSEFFDMMRRGG, translated from the coding sequence ATGCACCTCAACGAACTCAAGGCCCTGCACGTATCCGAAGTGGTCAAGCAGGCCGAAGCGCTCGAGATCGAGAACACCGGCCGCATGCGCAAGCAGGAGCTGATGTTCGCCATCATCAAGAAGCGCGCGAAGACCGGCGAACAGATCTACGCCGATGGCGTGCTCGAAGTGCTGCCCGATGGCTTCGGGTTCCTGCGCGCGCCCGACACCAGCTACACGGCGAGCACCGACGACATCTACATCTCGCCCAGCCAGATCCGCCGCTTCAACCTGCACACCGGCGACATGATCGAGGGCGAGGTGCGCATTCCCAAGGACGGCGAGCGCTACTTCGCACTCAACAAGCTCGACAAGATCAACGGCCTGCCCCCCGAGGACAACAAGCACAAGATCATGTTCGAGAACCTGACGCCGCTGTTCCCCAAGGAACAGATGCGCCTCGAACGCGACAACCTAAAGGGCGATGAGAACATCACCGGCCGCATCATCGACATCATTGCGCCCATCGGCCGCGGCCAGCGCGCGCTGATCGTGGCCCCGCCCAAGAGCGGCAAGACGGTGATGATGCAGCACATCTGCCACGCCATCACGGCCAACCACCCCGACGTGGAGCTGATGGTGCTGCTGGTGGACGAGCGCCCCGAGGAAGTGACCGAGATGCAGCGCACCGTGCGCGGCGAGGTCATCGCCTCCACCTTCGACGAGCCCGCCGCGCGCCACGTGCATGTGGCCGAGATGGTGATCGAGCGCGCCAAGCGCCTGGTCGAGCTCAAGAAGGACGTGGTGATCATGCTCGACTCCATCACCCGCCTGGCCCGCGCCTACAACAACGTGCTGCCCTCATCGGGCAAGGTGCTCACCGGCGGCGTCGACGCCAACGCGCTGCAGCGCCCCAAGCGCTTCTTCGGCGCCGCGCGCAAGGTTGAAGAAGGCGGTTCGCTCACCATCATCGCCACCGCGCTGGTCGACACGGGCTCGCGCATGGACGAGGTGATCTTCGAAGAGTTCAAGGGCACCGGCAACTGCGAGATCCACCTCGACCGCCGCCTCTACGAAAAACGCGTCTTCCCCTCCATCCAGCTCAACCGCAGCGGCACGCGCCGTGAAGAGCTGCTGCTGCAGCCCGAGATCCTGCAGAAGACCCGGATCCTGCGCCAGTTCATGTACAACATGGACGAGATCGAGTCCATGGAGATGGTGCTCAAGAGCATGAAGGCCACGAAGAACAACTCGGAGTTCTTCGACATGATGAGGCGCGGCGGTTGA
- a CDS encoding UvrD-helicase domain-containing protein → MSSSPRALAYRIDGREVPPEAFYARACDPARSVAVEACAGAGKTWMLVSRILRALLAGAEPQDILAITFTKKAAGEMRERLQQELAAWARLDDAALHAALCQRGLGEAEARSLLPAARGLQARVRAHGRPVQLRTFHGWFAALLRAAPLSLLQSLGLPPSYELQEDDAPLIQRSWPGFFAAVAQDAALQADFFASVADIGRHATLQALKTAAHKRVEFALADAAGVVDGSVEPFAARHPQWAGLERPALSLLTPAARERWHGWARALGAESAATPRKAADAVVDAFLLPDEPAQAAARLARLRKAFLVKDEDRLTRHLQKFAAAEAAEAELQALCAAERQHAAWLHHQRMARLTRVLLHSLAALKRERGWVDMNDVEGAARRLLGDAELSGWLQQRLDARVRHLLIDEFQDTNPLQWQALYGWLSAYAGAGVGEAPSVFLVGDPKQSIYRFRRAEPQVFRAAQAFVVQGLGGALLACDHTRRCAVAVVDAVNEVMQRAVADGEYGEAAGAAFRPHTTGSGTAGSVLALPAVPRSARVRAEADTGAWRDSLLVPRHPPEDAMSALEARQAADWIAAQIAAGELRAEQVMVLARKRERLGWMHEALRERGIASDEPEKTDLADAAAVQDLIALVDALVSPGHDLSLARALRSPIGGWTDDDLVRLAEQVQADGSGAGWWPVLQAQATRADAPAHWRETAQRWAGWQQVLRALPPHDALTRIVREGDLMARYVQAAPAPQRAAVLAQLQALLALSLQHEGGRFLTAYRLVRAVKAGGLTLAPVAVPGAVRLLTIHGAKGLEAHTVLLLDTQAPPSRPESQGVLIDWPGEAAQPRRFVFLLSEKLAPRCAQDLLDTERRARSLEELNTLYVAMTRAATRLVISAFEPHQSATQPSWWQRLAPLAQALDPPAPAAARQDGPAEPWRLDSLPALSATPEPLADGSAADDPNARWGEAVHRLLQWHPTPAAGFDWTAAHQRAVERDFELDARRAAEALAAARRIVQGAAAWVWDPQAIDHWSNEVDLVHEGRALRLDRLVRERASGAWWVIDFKSADNPHRVPEYQQQLRDYRAALQAARPGEPVRLAFITAQGRFIELDAPA, encoded by the coding sequence ATGAGCTCAAGCCCCCGTGCGCTCGCCTACCGCATCGACGGCCGCGAGGTGCCGCCCGAGGCTTTCTATGCACGCGCCTGCGACCCCGCGCGCAGCGTGGCCGTCGAGGCCTGCGCGGGTGCGGGCAAGACCTGGATGCTGGTCTCGCGCATCCTGCGCGCGTTGCTCGCGGGCGCCGAGCCGCAGGACATCCTCGCGATCACCTTCACCAAGAAGGCCGCGGGCGAAATGCGCGAACGCCTGCAGCAGGAACTCGCCGCCTGGGCCAGGCTCGACGACGCCGCGCTGCACGCGGCCCTGTGCCAGCGCGGCCTGGGTGAGGCCGAGGCGCGCTCGCTGCTGCCCGCCGCGCGCGGTCTGCAGGCCCGCGTGCGCGCGCACGGCCGCCCGGTGCAGCTGCGCACCTTTCACGGCTGGTTCGCTGCGCTGCTGCGCGCCGCGCCGCTGTCGCTGCTGCAGTCGCTGGGCCTGCCGCCGTCCTACGAACTGCAGGAGGACGACGCGCCGCTGATCCAGCGCAGCTGGCCCGGCTTTTTCGCCGCTGTCGCGCAGGACGCCGCGCTGCAGGCCGACTTCTTCGCCAGCGTGGCCGACATCGGCCGCCATGCGACGCTGCAGGCCCTCAAGACCGCGGCCCACAAGCGGGTGGAATTTGCGCTGGCCGATGCCGCGGGCGTGGTCGACGGCAGCGTCGAGCCCTTCGCCGCGCGCCACCCGCAGTGGGCCGGCCTCGAGCGGCCAGCGCTGTCGCTGCTCACGCCGGCCGCGCGCGAGCGCTGGCACGGCTGGGCGCGCGCGCTCGGGGCCGAGAGCGCCGCCACCCCGCGCAAGGCCGCCGACGCCGTGGTCGACGCCTTCCTGCTGCCCGACGAGCCCGCGCAGGCCGCGGCCCGGCTCGCGCGCCTGCGCAAGGCCTTCCTCGTGAAGGACGAAGACCGCCTCACGCGCCACCTGCAGAAGTTCGCCGCCGCCGAAGCGGCCGAGGCCGAGCTGCAGGCGCTGTGCGCCGCCGAACGCCAGCACGCGGCCTGGCTGCATCACCAGCGCATGGCCAGGCTCACGCGCGTGCTGCTGCACAGCCTAGCTGCGCTCAAGCGCGAGCGCGGCTGGGTCGACATGAACGACGTCGAGGGCGCGGCACGCCGCCTGCTCGGCGACGCCGAGCTCTCGGGCTGGCTGCAGCAGCGGCTCGACGCCCGCGTGCGCCACCTGCTGATCGACGAGTTCCAGGACACCAACCCCTTGCAGTGGCAGGCGCTCTACGGCTGGCTCTCGGCCTATGCCGGCGCGGGCGTGGGCGAGGCGCCCAGCGTGTTCCTGGTGGGCGACCCCAAACAATCCATCTACCGCTTCCGCCGCGCCGAGCCGCAGGTGTTCCGCGCGGCCCAGGCCTTCGTGGTGCAGGGCCTGGGCGGCGCGCTGCTGGCCTGCGACCACACGCGCCGCTGCGCCGTGGCCGTGGTCGACGCGGTCAACGAGGTGATGCAGCGCGCCGTGGCCGACGGCGAATACGGCGAGGCCGCGGGCGCGGCCTTCCGGCCCCACACCACCGGCAGCGGCACCGCGGGCAGCGTGCTCGCGCTGCCCGCCGTGCCGCGCAGCGCGCGCGTGCGCGCCGAGGCCGACACCGGCGCCTGGCGCGACAGCCTGCTCGTGCCGCGCCACCCGCCCGAGGACGCCATGAGCGCGCTCGAAGCGCGCCAGGCCGCCGACTGGATCGCGGCGCAGATCGCCGCCGGCGAACTGCGCGCCGAGCAGGTGATGGTGCTGGCCCGCAAGCGCGAGCGCCTGGGCTGGATGCACGAGGCCCTGCGCGAGCGCGGCATCGCGAGCGACGAGCCCGAGAAAACCGACCTCGCCGATGCCGCGGCCGTGCAGGACCTGATCGCGCTGGTCGACGCGCTGGTCTCGCCCGGCCACGACCTGAGCCTGGCGCGCGCGCTGCGCTCGCCCATCGGCGGCTGGACCGACGACGACCTGGTGCGCCTGGCCGAGCAGGTGCAGGCCGACGGCAGCGGCGCCGGCTGGTGGCCCGTGCTGCAAGCCCAGGCCACGCGCGCCGACGCGCCCGCGCACTGGCGCGAGACCGCACAACGCTGGGCCGGCTGGCAGCAGGTGCTGCGGGCGCTGCCGCCGCACGACGCGCTCACGCGCATCGTGCGCGAAGGCGACCTGATGGCGCGCTACGTGCAGGCCGCGCCCGCGCCGCAGCGCGCCGCGGTGCTGGCGCAGCTGCAGGCGCTGCTGGCGCTGTCGCTGCAGCACGAGGGCGGCCGGTTCCTCACCGCCTACCGCCTGGTGCGCGCGGTGAAGGCGGGCGGCCTCACGCTCGCGCCGGTGGCGGTGCCGGGCGCCGTGCGCCTGCTCACCATCCACGGCGCCAAGGGGCTCGAAGCCCACACCGTGCTGCTGCTCGACACCCAGGCCCCGCCCTCGCGGCCCGAGAGCCAGGGCGTGCTGATCGACTGGCCCGGCGAGGCCGCGCAGCCGCGGCGCTTCGTGTTCCTGCTGAGCGAGAAGCTCGCGCCGCGGTGCGCGCAAGACCTGCTCGACACCGAACGCCGCGCGCGCTCGCTCGAAGAACTCAACACCCTGTACGTGGCCATGACGCGCGCCGCCACGCGCCTGGTGATCTCGGCCTTCGAGCCGCACCAGAGCGCCACCCAGCCCAGCTGGTGGCAGCGCCTGGCGCCGCTCGCGCAGGCGCTCGACCCCCCCGCGCCCGCGGCCGCGCGCCAGGACGGGCCCGCTGAGCCCTGGCGCCTGGACAGCCTGCCCGCGCTCTCGGCCACGCCCGAACCGCTGGCCGACGGCAGCGCCGCCGACGACCCGAACGCGCGCTGGGGCGAAGCCGTGCACCGCCTGCTGCAGTGGCACCCCACGCCCGCGGCGGGCTTCGACTGGACCGCCGCGCACCAGCGCGCGGTCGAACGCGACTTCGAGCTCGACGCCCGCCGCGCTGCCGAAGCGCTGGCCGCGGCGCGCCGCATCGTGCAGGGCGCGGCCGCCTGGGTCTGGGACCCGCAGGCCATCGACCACTGGAGCAACGAGGTCGACCTCGTGCACGAGGGCCGCGCGCTGCGCCTGGACCGCCTGGTGCGCGAACGTGCCAGCGGCGCCTGGTGGGTGATCGACTTCAAGAGCGCCGACAACCCGCACCGGGTGCCCGAGTACCAGCAGCAGCTGCGCGACTACCGCGCCGCCCTGCAGGCCGCCCGCCCGGGCGAGCCGGTGCGGCTGGCCTTCATCACGGCCCAGGGCCGCTTCATCGAACTGGACGCTCCCGCATGA